Proteins from a genomic interval of Trachemys scripta elegans isolate TJP31775 chromosome 25, CAS_Tse_1.0, whole genome shotgun sequence:
- the LOC117869996 gene encoding gastrula zinc finger protein XlCGF57.1-like isoform X5: protein MVSENEEEKPQQEDAEQVEPHGMLPGRSKGNVSRSCALPEKAKACETQHRPEENFSSHSDLIGNERINLEETRYTCHECGKSFKVSSDLFTHQRIHREERLYTCSECGKSFNQSSALITHWRIHTGETPYTCLECGKSFNQSSHLITHRRIHTGEMPYGCSECGKSFSQSSALITHQRIHTGETPYTCSECGKSFNRSSALIRHRRIHTGEMPYTCSECGKSFGHSSALITHQRTHTGETPYACSECGKSFSQSANLIRHRRIHTGETPYTCPECGKCFNQRSALTTHQRIHTGETPYTCPECGKRFSYSSALITHQRIHTGETPYTCPECGKSFNRSSNLITHQRIHTGVSSYRCSECGKSFSHSSALIRHRRIHTGETPYTCSECGKSFNQSSNLITHWRIHTGETPYVCSECGKSFSHSSALITHQRIHTGETPYTCSECGKSFSQGSALTRHQKSHMTQYYNKSLD, encoded by the coding sequence atggtgagtgagaatgaggaggagaaaccccagcaggaagatgctgagcaagTAGAACCACATGGGATGTTACCAGGAAGATCCAAAGGGAATGTTTCCAGGAGTTGTGCACTCCCAGAAAAAGCAAAAGCCTGTGAGActcagcacaggccagaggaAAACTTCAGTAGCCACTCAGACCTTATTGGAAATGAGAGAATCAACTTGGAAGAGACACGCTACACATgccatgagtgtgggaaaagcttcaaagTGAGCTCAGACCTtttcacacatcagagaatccacagagAAGAGAGACTTTACacgtgctctgagtgcgggaaaagcttcaatcagagctcaGCCCTTATCACACATtggagaatccacacgggagagacgCCCTACACCTGCTtggagtgcgggaaaagcttcaatcagagctcaCACCTTATCACACACAGGAGAATTCACACGGGAGAGATGCCCTATGGATGTtcggagtgtgggaaaagcttcagtcagagctcTGCCCtgatcacacatcagagaatccacacaggagagacgccctacacatgctctgagtgcgggaaaagcttcaatcgtaGCTCAGCCCTTATTAGACATCGGAGAATCCATACTGGAGAGatgccctacacatgctctgagtgtgggaaaagctttggTCATAGCTCTGCCCTGATCACTCATCAGAGAACCCACACTGGAGAGACGCCCTATgcgtgctctgagtgtgggaaaagcttcagtcagagtgCGAACCTTATTAGGCATCGgcgaatccacacgggagagacaCCCTACACATGCCCAGAGTGTGGGAAATGCTTCAATCAGCGCTCAGCCCTTaccacacatcagagaatccacacgggagagacaCCCTACACATGCCCTGAGTGCGGGAAACGCTTCAGTTATAGCTCGGCCCTCATCacacaccagagaatccacacgggcgAGACGCCCTACACGtgccctgagtgtgggaaaagcttcaatcggaGTTCaaaccttatcacacatcagagaatccacaccggCGTGTCATCCTACagatgctctgagtgcgggaaaagcttcagccaTAGCTCAGCCCTTATTAGACAccggagaatccacacaggagagacaccctacacgtgctctgagtgtgggaaaagcttcaatcagagctcaAACCTTATCACACATTGGcgaatccacactggagagacGCCCTACGTGTGCTCTGAATGCGGCAAAAGCTTCAGTCACAGCTCTgcccttatcacacatcagagaatccacacaggagagacgccctacacatgctctgagtgcgggaaaagcttcagtcagggCTCAGCACTTACTAGACATCAGAAAAGCCACATGACACAGTACTATAATAAATCCCTTGACTAG